The proteins below come from a single Danaus plexippus chromosome 9 unlocalized genomic scaffold, MEX_DaPlex mxdp_24, whole genome shotgun sequence genomic window:
- the LOC116767486 gene encoding uncharacterized protein LOC116767486, producing MNPLDAMCDVKRNDAVCVSNLKSAKAVDKAILQERPDIKIFLPFRFHFYKPKDLFIENTYKNYLVAYGGDHVLSLIDEISYSAPPAPPLSQMHELPPELFCNGDNRPADCSVDCKCTHMIDVPLNSIVEIVLVDEVQSPNLSHPFHLHGTSYNVIGMGRSPDKNIKKINLKHALDLDRKGLLNRQYNLPPYKDTIAVPNNGYVVLRLKADNPGYWLFHCHFIYHIVIGMNLILHIGTQRDLPPVPPNFPRCGHHLPSITPPYYPIH from the exons ATGAATCCTTTGGATGCTATGTGTGACGTGAAACGCAACGACGCTGTGTGCGTCAGTAACCTTAAGTCAGCTAAGGCGGTCGATAAAGCAATCTTACAAGAACGGCcagatataaagatatttctgCCATTCAGGTTTCATTTCTATAAACCCAAAGACCTTTTCATTGAAAACACCTACAAGAATTACTTAG tGGCCTACGGCGGAGACCATGTCCTCAGTTTAATCGATGAGATCTCATACAGCGCCCCACCAGCGCCCCCTCTCTCACAGATGCACGAACTGCCACCGGAACTGTTCTGCAACGGGGACAACCGACCAGCCGATTGTTCGGTCGACTGCAAATGCACACATATGATAGACGTGCCTTTGAATTCCATTGTAGAGATCGTTCTAGTCGACGAAg TGCAATCCCCGAATTTATCTCATCCCTTCCATTTACACGGGACGTCATACAACGTTATTGGAATGGGCCGGTCgcctgataaaaatataaagaaaataaacttaaaacacGCTTTGGATCTCGACAGGAAGGGTCTTTTAAATAGACAGTACAACTTACCACCGTATAAAGACACTATAGCCGTCCCTAATAACGGATACGTAGTATTGAGGTTAAAGGCCGACAATCCGG GCTACTGGCTATTCCACTGTCATTTCATCTATCATATTGTCATCGGTATGAACCTTATACTGCACATCGGAACGCAAAGAGACCTACCCCCTGTTCCACCTAACTTCCCGAGATGTGGCCACCATCTACCGTCCATAACACCCCCTTACTACCCAATACACTAA